The following proteins are co-located in the Streptomyces sp. DT2A-34 genome:
- a CDS encoding non-ribosomal peptide synthetase → MTGVTGVTGSARASGASMAERFGALSGEQRVRLMRRLVESGQSGLIPAVVPRRDGDGPVRLSAAQQDLWVYESLYPGTPALNLCSAYHFDQPVDPGRLETALTQVRAHHDILRARIGGEPGALHLTFPPEDRFVLEREDLRGTGTTIAEAFETFRRRSFDLGGGPLMRARLVTVDEKRTTLMLGLHHVIADWWSFDVLQAEFAEAHHATGAGTASALTRPLVQYADFASWQGELEEAGVFEARLDFWRRYLAEPPAPLTVPGTRTGTGDGISQVPFRVDAPTARAVRALARERGASVYVVLMAAFAVLAHRLTGADDMVLGTPTANRAAKGLERVIGYVMNAIPTRWRIRAEDSFADVLARFAADFPELMANSDVPVGRIVSAVAPDRSAGRSPLFQWVFMHLTQQRSVAALREFSEPERIHTGGEHDLVGIVRDCDDGTMEGSFEIRTALFGADAVRHWTDAYLELLRRFTADPEVPLAEVGLTPESDRRRVAELSSGGPAPEPLTLPDLVARQAARNPDAPALEAASLALTYAELTDRVDRLATRLARHGAGPGDVVALALGRTAAMTVALLAVQRTGAAYLPIDPDYPAERISLALADAAPVLLVVGEPGVLPDTGVPTLVLSRTLDVPLDAVDRPPHHRGWSRPRGGAAYSSTAPRPYGAPPALPAESNPATPAYVIHTSGSTGRPKGVVVPHTGLAALAQGLVDTMALTPDSRVLQLGSPAFDISLGKMCLAFGSGGTLVVPPGGPLVGQDLADVLTGRRISCALLPPSVLATVPAGEYPELRSLAVGAEACPPDLVARWAVGGRRFHNAYGPTEFTVGATVSGPLTGDGTVPPIGAPFPGTRAYVLDGRLRPVPPGVCGELYLAGPGVAYGYLGRAAATAERFVADPYGPPGERMYRTGDLARRRDDGQLEYLGRSDDQVKIRGLRIEPGEIAAVLTGHPSVGQAVVVVREDRPGRPRLVAYVVGGDEGVPAPDALLAYAAGRLPAAMVPSDVVVLDELPLAANGKLDRAALPAPGSRPNGSGRAPQGAREVTLCALFEEVLGVERVGADDDFFRLGGDSIMAIQLAGRASGAGLGIVPRDVFTARTPAVLALTAREAADPGVGEDTGTGRFPLTPVMRWWREQAGDPAAFTQSMVFPVPRDAGPERVEAAVRGLVERHGVLRMRLVDGELEIPEGVPGGSVERVEVPVGADPRAAAEEWAASVRLDPEKGEMLRATWLDPASGGPGLLLLTVHHLAVDGVSWRLLGPDLAAGLAGERLPQSPGTSFARWARLLAREAVRPGAADTEAAWWERMLSGPDARIAGGRGVGASRAVLTVELTPEVTEAVLSEVTAAFHCGPDAVLLTALAAAAVRRRGEAPATVTGLLVHLEGHGREALSEPADISRTVGWFTTQYPVRLDAGGALGPEFWQPARDAAGAALKRVKEQLRAVPSGGLGWGLLRHLNPDTAPKLAALPVPDLRFNYLGRFSGGDTADGELLGMAAEALPLGHAVEVDALVLERDGGRLGLSAGFSYARGVLGEDEVRELARLWCEAIEVLVEHARRDGAGGHTSSDFPLVDLSSDQLALLEDDLEFEDWDDEDDEGEEGND, encoded by the coding sequence ATGACGGGCGTGACGGGGGTGACGGGGTCGGCCAGGGCGAGCGGTGCCTCGATGGCCGAGCGGTTCGGGGCGCTCAGCGGGGAACAGCGCGTCCGGCTGATGCGCCGGCTCGTGGAGTCCGGGCAGTCGGGCCTGATCCCGGCGGTCGTACCGCGACGGGACGGGGACGGGCCGGTGCGGCTCAGTGCCGCGCAGCAGGACCTGTGGGTGTACGAGTCGCTGTATCCCGGCACGCCCGCGCTGAACCTGTGCAGCGCCTACCACTTCGACCAGCCCGTCGACCCGGGCCGCCTGGAGACGGCGCTGACGCAGGTCCGGGCCCATCACGACATCCTGCGGGCACGCATCGGCGGTGAGCCGGGCGCGCTGCACCTCACCTTCCCGCCCGAGGACCGCTTCGTCCTGGAGCGGGAGGACCTGCGCGGCACCGGCACCACCATCGCCGAGGCCTTCGAGACGTTCCGGCGCCGCTCCTTCGACCTGGGCGGGGGGCCGCTGATGCGGGCCCGTCTGGTCACGGTCGACGAGAAGCGGACCACGCTGATGCTGGGCCTGCACCACGTCATCGCCGACTGGTGGTCCTTCGACGTCCTGCAGGCCGAGTTCGCCGAGGCCCATCACGCGACCGGCGCCGGCACCGCGTCGGCCCTGACCCGGCCGCTCGTCCAGTACGCCGACTTCGCCTCCTGGCAGGGCGAGTTGGAGGAGGCCGGGGTCTTCGAGGCACGGCTGGACTTCTGGCGCCGTTATCTGGCGGAGCCGCCCGCGCCGCTCACCGTGCCCGGCACCCGTACGGGGACCGGGGACGGCATCTCCCAGGTCCCCTTCCGGGTCGACGCCCCGACCGCCCGGGCCGTACGGGCGCTGGCCCGCGAGCGCGGCGCCTCCGTCTACGTCGTCCTGATGGCGGCCTTCGCGGTGCTGGCCCACCGCCTGACCGGCGCCGACGACATGGTGCTCGGCACGCCGACGGCCAACCGGGCCGCCAAGGGGCTGGAGCGGGTCATCGGGTACGTCATGAACGCCATCCCGACCCGCTGGCGGATCCGGGCCGAGGACTCCTTCGCCGACGTCCTGGCCCGGTTCGCCGCGGACTTCCCCGAGCTGATGGCCAACTCCGACGTGCCCGTGGGCCGGATCGTCTCGGCGGTCGCGCCGGACCGCAGCGCAGGCCGCTCCCCGCTGTTCCAGTGGGTCTTCATGCACCTCACCCAGCAGCGCAGCGTGGCCGCGCTGCGGGAGTTCAGCGAGCCCGAGCGCATCCACACCGGTGGCGAGCACGACCTCGTCGGCATCGTCCGTGACTGCGACGACGGCACGATGGAGGGCAGTTTCGAGATCCGTACGGCCCTCTTCGGCGCGGATGCCGTGCGGCACTGGACGGATGCGTATCTGGAGCTGCTGCGGCGCTTCACCGCCGACCCTGAGGTGCCGCTCGCCGAGGTGGGGCTCACGCCGGAGTCCGACCGGCGCCGAGTGGCGGAGCTCAGCTCCGGCGGGCCCGCCCCCGAGCCGCTGACCCTGCCCGACCTGGTCGCCAGGCAGGCGGCCCGCAACCCCGACGCGCCCGCGCTGGAGGCCGCGTCGCTGGCGCTGACCTACGCCGAATTGACCGACCGGGTCGACCGGCTGGCCACGCGTCTCGCGCGGCACGGTGCGGGGCCCGGCGATGTCGTGGCCCTCGCGCTGGGCCGCACGGCTGCCATGACGGTGGCGTTGCTGGCGGTACAGCGCACGGGTGCGGCATATCTGCCGATCGACCCCGACTATCCGGCGGAGCGGATCTCGCTGGCGCTGGCCGACGCGGCGCCGGTGCTGCTCGTGGTCGGCGAGCCCGGGGTGCTGCCGGACACGGGCGTCCCCACACTGGTACTGAGCAGGACGCTGGACGTGCCGCTTGATGCCGTCGATCGTCCGCCGCACCATCGTGGCTGGTCGCGCCCGCGCGGCGGAGCCGCATATTCAAGTACAGCCCCGCGCCCCTATGGGGCGCCCCCAGCGCTCCCTGCTGAGTCGAACCCGGCAACCCCCGCCTACGTCATCCATACCTCCGGCTCCACCGGGCGCCCCAAGGGCGTCGTCGTACCCCACACAGGCCTGGCCGCCCTCGCGCAGGGCCTCGTGGACACCATGGCGCTGACCCCGGACAGCAGGGTGCTGCAACTCGGCTCGCCCGCCTTCGACATCTCCCTGGGCAAGATGTGTCTGGCGTTCGGGTCCGGCGGCACCCTGGTCGTACCCCCGGGGGGCCCGCTCGTCGGGCAGGACCTCGCGGATGTGCTGACCGGGCGGCGGATCAGCTGTGCGCTGCTGCCGCCCTCGGTGCTGGCGACGGTGCCGGCCGGGGAGTACCCGGAGCTGCGGTCGCTGGCCGTGGGGGCGGAGGCGTGCCCGCCGGATCTGGTGGCCCGCTGGGCCGTCGGCGGGCGCCGGTTCCACAACGCCTACGGGCCCACCGAGTTCACGGTCGGCGCCACCGTCTCCGGCCCGCTGACCGGCGACGGCACGGTGCCGCCCATCGGCGCCCCGTTCCCGGGCACGCGCGCGTACGTCCTCGACGGGCGGCTGCGTCCCGTGCCGCCCGGGGTGTGCGGCGAGCTCTATCTGGCGGGGCCGGGAGTGGCGTACGGCTATCTGGGGCGGGCGGCGGCGACCGCCGAGCGGTTCGTCGCCGACCCGTACGGGCCGCCCGGCGAGCGCATGTACCGCACCGGGGACCTGGCCCGCCGCCGGGACGACGGGCAGCTGGAGTATCTGGGCCGCTCCGACGACCAGGTGAAGATCCGCGGCCTGCGCATCGAGCCGGGCGAGATCGCGGCCGTCCTCACCGGGCATCCCTCGGTCGGGCAGGCGGTCGTCGTCGTACGGGAGGACCGGCCGGGCAGGCCACGGCTCGTCGCCTACGTCGTGGGCGGCGACGAGGGCGTCCCGGCACCGGACGCGCTGCTCGCGTACGCCGCCGGGCGGTTGCCCGCCGCCATGGTGCCGTCCGACGTGGTGGTGCTGGACGAGCTGCCGCTGGCGGCCAACGGCAAGCTGGACCGGGCCGCTCTGCCCGCCCCGGGCAGCCGGCCGAACGGCTCGGGACGGGCCCCGCAGGGTGCCCGCGAAGTCACCCTGTGCGCCCTGTTCGAGGAGGTGCTCGGCGTCGAACGGGTCGGCGCCGACGACGACTTCTTCCGGCTGGGCGGCGACAGCATCATGGCGATCCAGCTGGCGGGGCGGGCCTCGGGGGCGGGGCTCGGCATCGTGCCGCGTGACGTCTTCACGGCCCGTACGCCTGCCGTGCTCGCGCTGACGGCACGGGAGGCGGCGGACCCCGGCGTCGGCGAGGACACCGGCACGGGGCGGTTCCCGCTCACGCCCGTCATGCGGTGGTGGCGCGAACAGGCCGGGGACCCGGCCGCGTTCACGCAGTCGATGGTGTTCCCGGTACCGCGGGACGCCGGCCCGGAGCGTGTCGAGGCGGCGGTGCGCGGGCTGGTCGAGCGGCACGGTGTGCTGCGGATGCGCCTGGTGGACGGGGAGCTGGAGATCCCCGAGGGCGTCCCCGGTGGGTCGGTGGAGCGCGTCGAGGTGCCCGTCGGCGCCGATCCGCGGGCGGCGGCCGAGGAGTGGGCGGCGTCGGTGCGGCTCGACCCGGAGAAGGGGGAGATGCTGCGGGCCACCTGGCTCGACCCGGCCTCCGGCGGGCCGGGGCTGCTGTTGCTGACGGTGCACCATCTGGCGGTGGACGGGGTGTCCTGGCGGCTGCTGGGTCCCGACCTGGCGGCCGGGCTGGCCGGGGAGCGGCTGCCGCAGAGCCCGGGCACGTCCTTCGCGCGCTGGGCGCGGCTGCTGGCGCGGGAGGCGGTCAGGCCCGGGGCGGCCGATACGGAGGCCGCCTGGTGGGAGCGGATGCTGAGCGGCCCGGACGCGCGGATCGCGGGCGGGCGGGGTGTCGGGGCGAGCCGTGCCGTGCTCACCGTCGAGCTGACCCCCGAGGTCACCGAGGCGGTCCTGTCCGAGGTGACCGCGGCCTTCCACTGCGGCCCGGACGCCGTGCTGCTGACGGCGCTGGCCGCGGCGGCGGTACGGCGGCGGGGCGAGGCCCCTGCGACGGTCACCGGCCTGCTGGTCCACCTGGAGGGCCACGGCCGCGAGGCGCTCTCCGAGCCCGCCGACATCTCCCGCACCGTCGGCTGGTTCACCACCCAGTACCCGGTCCGGCTGGACGCGGGCGGCGCGCTCGGTCCGGAGTTCTGGCAGCCCGCGCGGGACGCGGCCGGTGCGGCGCTCAAGCGGGTCAAGGAGCAGCTGCGGGCGGTCCCGTCGGGCGGGCTCGGCTGGGGCCTGCTGCGCCACCTCAACCCGGACACGGCCCCGAAGCTGGCCGCGCTGCCCGTCCCGGACCTGCGCTTCAACTACCTGGGCCGGTTCTCCGGCGGCGACACGGCCGACGGGGAGCTGCTCGGCATGGCCGCGGAGGCGCTGCCGCTCGGCCATGCGGTGGAGGTGGACGCGCTGGTCCTGGAGCGGGACGGCGGGCGGCTGGGTCTGAGCGCCGGGTTCTCGTACGCGCGCGGGGTGCTCGGCGAGGACGAGGTGAGGGAGCTGGCCCGGCTGTGGTGCGAGGCGATCGAGGTGCTGGTCGAGCACGCCCGCAGGGACGGCGCCGGCGGCCACACCAGCTCCGACTTCCCCCTGGTCGACCTGTCGTCGGATCAGCTCGCCCTGCTGGAGGACGACCTGGAGTTCGAGGACTGGGACGACGAGGACGACGAGGGCGAAGAGGGGAACGACTGA
- a CDS encoding amino acid adenylation domain-containing protein, translating to MGDRIADVLPLSPAQEGLLFHALRDPDRPDPYLVQARFRIAPGITAEAVRAGVTALLERHPNLRARFRHAHVDRPVQVIPRSVKVPWTETDCTGRTPDETEAEFARLMAEDRGRRFDLARRPLVRATLVRHDAGAALLLTLHHILLDGWSLPLLARDLEALTTGTAALPPAVPFKQYLVWLNGQDQARAQTAWREALDGLSRPALLPSTVPEGPDGPDGAEDTVDVELTPELTAAITRRAADAGVTVNTVAQTAWALALARLTGAEDLVFGAVVSGRPHDLPGVERMVGLFINTLPVRIRLRRGEGVDELLARVQSEQPRLAPYHHVRLSQVQRAAGAGELFDTVLAFENFPRAQGPTAGVELVETRDATHYPVTVAVVAGERMLLRISCRRGISAATVGARLARAFEALTYAHATPADRLDVLPQEERRQLLTLAEGPVRPVAGPLSIPGRFAEQAARTPDAPAVEADGEVLTYGGLDAASDRLAGRLWEAGVRPGDTVALPLARSVSLVVAQLAVLKVGACCLPLDPAAPAGRAAALMGQAGARVAITTAHVQLPEGIRSLGPEGADTGAPPTVAVRPESAAYVMYTSGSTGEPKGILTPHRAVVELAADTLFAGGAHERVLLHSPHTFDAATYETWVPLLNGGTVVLAPPGPAAPDLLKRLLPETRVTALWLTAELLRAVAEIAPEALGTVREVWAGGDVLAPEAVRRVREHCPGTRVVNGYGPTETTVFATAHRVTRDVGASVPVGRPLDNTRAYVLDHLLRPVPAGTAGELYVAGSGLARGYLNRPGQTAERFVADPYGPPGARMYRTGDLVRQLPGGELRFIGRSDDQVKVRGFRIEPGEVEAALAACPGVERAVVAARPGPDGGKRLVAYVVGGDLGLVREHAARTLPAHLMPSAWAALDAVPLTAHGKVDRAALPEPGPQRVRPSHGRIARPGREQLLCALFAQVLGVEAVGPHADFFAYGGHSLLALRLTAAIHAELGTQVSPATLFEAPTPAALAARLATGQVDHDHGKGDEDAYAPLLALRREGDLPPLFCLHPGLGLGWGYAALLPHLAPGRPVYALQTPVLHGEQLPDTLGELAERYLPRIRAVRPHGPYLLLGRSFGGPFAHELAVRLRAAGEEVALVAVLDSMPKPPEVARVPLDPAVVEQVALGNLLRNALPGVAAGAGPLERAKVVARVHAHSALFADLAEQRLDTLVAAMERYIEMARAWQPSPYDGRVTLFSATRASEATTARKNAAWQACSAGVDVHELDCEHSDVLTPGPVGEIAAAVEDVLARDRTGDGAQTDGR from the coding sequence ATGGGCGACCGCATCGCCGACGTACTGCCGCTCTCCCCCGCCCAGGAGGGCCTGCTCTTCCACGCCCTGCGCGACCCGGACCGCCCCGACCCGTATCTGGTGCAGGCCCGTTTCCGGATCGCCCCCGGCATCACGGCCGAGGCCGTGCGGGCCGGGGTGACGGCGCTGCTGGAGCGGCACCCGAATCTGCGGGCGCGGTTTCGGCACGCGCATGTCGACCGGCCGGTGCAGGTGATCCCGCGCTCGGTGAAGGTGCCGTGGACGGAGACCGACTGCACGGGCCGCACGCCGGACGAGACGGAGGCGGAGTTCGCGCGCCTCATGGCCGAGGACCGGGGCCGCCGCTTCGACCTGGCCCGGCGCCCGCTGGTACGGGCCACGCTGGTCCGGCACGACGCGGGCGCCGCGCTGCTTCTGACGCTCCATCACATCCTGCTGGACGGCTGGTCGCTGCCGTTGCTCGCGCGGGATCTGGAGGCGCTGACGACAGGTACCGCCGCGCTGCCGCCCGCCGTGCCCTTCAAGCAGTACCTGGTCTGGCTGAACGGCCAGGACCAGGCACGGGCCCAGACCGCCTGGCGCGAGGCGCTGGACGGGCTGTCGCGGCCCGCGCTGCTCCCCTCAACCGTGCCGGAGGGGCCGGACGGGCCGGACGGGGCCGAGGACACGGTCGACGTGGAGCTGACGCCCGAGCTGACGGCGGCGATCACCCGGCGTGCCGCGGACGCGGGCGTCACCGTCAACACCGTGGCGCAGACCGCCTGGGCCCTGGCGCTGGCCCGGTTGACCGGTGCCGAGGACCTGGTGTTCGGCGCGGTCGTCTCCGGGCGGCCGCACGATCTGCCCGGGGTCGAGCGGATGGTGGGCCTGTTCATCAACACGCTGCCGGTGCGGATCCGGCTGCGCCGCGGTGAGGGCGTCGACGAGCTGCTGGCCCGCGTCCAGAGCGAGCAGCCGCGGCTGGCGCCGTATCACCATGTACGGCTGTCGCAGGTGCAGCGGGCGGCCGGAGCGGGCGAACTCTTCGACACGGTCCTGGCGTTCGAGAACTTCCCGCGCGCCCAGGGGCCCACCGCGGGCGTCGAACTCGTCGAGACGCGGGACGCGACCCACTACCCGGTGACGGTCGCCGTCGTCGCCGGGGAGCGGATGCTGCTGCGGATCAGCTGCCGCCGGGGCATCTCCGCGGCCACGGTCGGCGCCCGCCTGGCACGCGCCTTCGAGGCGCTGACGTACGCGCACGCCACACCGGCCGACCGGCTCGACGTCCTCCCGCAGGAGGAGCGGCGACAGCTGCTCACCCTGGCCGAGGGGCCGGTACGTCCGGTAGCGGGACCGCTGAGCATCCCCGGGCGCTTCGCCGAGCAGGCGGCCCGTACCCCCGACGCGCCGGCCGTCGAGGCGGACGGTGAGGTGCTGACGTACGGCGGTCTCGACGCGGCGTCCGACCGGCTGGCGGGGCGGCTGTGGGAGGCGGGGGTGCGGCCCGGCGACACGGTGGCGCTGCCGCTGGCCCGGTCCGTGTCACTGGTCGTCGCACAGCTGGCGGTGCTGAAGGTGGGTGCGTGCTGTCTGCCGCTGGATCCGGCGGCTCCGGCGGGGCGGGCGGCGGCGCTGATGGGGCAGGCTGGTGCACGGGTGGCCATCACGACGGCCCATGTGCAACTACCGGAAGGAATACGGTCGTTGGGCCCGGAGGGCGCCGACACCGGCGCGCCGCCGACGGTGGCCGTGCGCCCGGAATCCGCCGCCTACGTGATGTACACCTCCGGCTCGACCGGCGAACCCAAGGGCATCCTCACCCCGCACCGGGCCGTCGTCGAACTCGCCGCCGACACCCTCTTCGCGGGCGGCGCGCACGAGCGGGTGCTGCTCCACAGCCCGCACACCTTCGACGCCGCGACCTACGAGACCTGGGTGCCGCTGCTGAACGGCGGCACGGTCGTGCTCGCCCCGCCCGGCCCCGCCGCCCCCGACCTGCTGAAGCGGCTGCTGCCCGAAACGCGCGTCACCGCCCTGTGGCTCACAGCCGAACTCCTGCGCGCGGTCGCGGAGATCGCGCCCGAGGCGCTCGGCACCGTGCGGGAGGTGTGGGCGGGCGGGGACGTCCTCGCGCCCGAGGCGGTCCGGCGGGTGCGCGAGCACTGCCCCGGCACTCGGGTCGTCAACGGCTACGGGCCCACCGAGACGACCGTGTTCGCCACGGCCCACCGGGTCACCCGTGACGTCGGCGCGTCCGTGCCCGTCGGACGCCCCCTGGACAACACCCGCGCCTACGTCCTCGACCACCTCCTGCGCCCCGTACCGGCCGGAACGGCAGGCGAGTTGTACGTCGCCGGCTCCGGGCTCGCCCGCGGATACCTGAACCGTCCGGGCCAGACCGCCGAGCGCTTCGTCGCCGACCCCTACGGGCCGCCCGGCGCCCGGATGTACCGCACGGGCGATCTGGTGCGGCAGCTCCCGGGCGGCGAGCTGCGGTTCATCGGCCGGAGCGACGACCAGGTCAAGGTACGGGGCTTTCGGATCGAGCCCGGCGAGGTGGAGGCCGCCCTGGCCGCCTGCCCGGGCGTGGAGCGGGCCGTGGTGGCCGCGCGCCCGGGGCCGGACGGCGGCAAGAGGCTCGTCGCGTATGTCGTGGGCGGCGACCTGGGTCTCGTACGGGAGCATGCGGCGCGCACGCTGCCGGCGCATCTGATGCCGTCGGCGTGGGCCGCCCTCGACGCCGTACCGCTGACCGCGCACGGCAAGGTCGACCGGGCCGCACTGCCCGAACCCGGGCCGCAGCGGGTCCGGCCGAGCCACGGACGGATCGCGCGGCCGGGACGCGAGCAGCTGCTGTGCGCGCTGTTCGCCCAGGTGCTCGGGGTCGAGGCGGTCGGCCCCCACGCCGACTTCTTCGCGTACGGCGGCCACTCGCTGCTCGCCCTGCGGCTGACCGCGGCGATCCACGCCGAGCTCGGGACCCAGGTGTCGCCGGCCACGCTGTTCGAGGCGCCGACGCCGGCCGCGCTCGCCGCGCGCCTGGCCACCGGACAGGTGGACCACGACCACGGCAAGGGCGACGAGGACGCGTACGCCCCGCTGCTCGCCCTGCGCCGCGAGGGCGATCTGCCCCCGCTGTTCTGCCTCCACCCGGGGCTGGGGCTCGGCTGGGGATACGCGGCGCTGCTGCCGCACCTCGCCCCCGGCAGACCGGTGTACGCCCTGCAGACACCGGTGCTGCACGGCGAGCAACTGCCGGACACGCTCGGCGAGTTGGCCGAGAGATATCTGCCGCGCATCCGGGCGGTGCGACCGCACGGGCCGTATCTGCTGCTGGGCCGCTCCTTCGGCGGGCCGTTCGCCCATGAGCTGGCGGTGCGGTTGCGCGCGGCCGGCGAGGAGGTCGCGCTCGTCGCCGTGCTGGACTCGATGCCGAAGCCGCCCGAGGTCGCGCGGGTGCCGCTGGACCCGGCGGTCGTGGAGCAGGTGGCACTGGGCAACCTGCTGCGCAACGCGCTGCCCGGGGTCGCGGCCGGCGCCGGGCCGCTGGAGCGGGCCAAGGTCGTCGCACGCGTCCACGCGCACAGCGCGCTCTTCGCCGACCTCGCCGAACAGCGCCTCGACACCCTGGTCGCCGCCATGGAGCGGTACATCGAGATGGCCCGCGCCTGGCAGCCGTCGCCGTACGACGGCCGGGTGACCCTCTTCTCGGCCACCCGCGCCTCGGAGGCGACGACCGCGCGGAAGAACGCCGCGTGGCAGGCCTGCTCGGCCGGGGTGGACGTACACGAACTGGACTGCGAGCACAGCGATGTGCTCACCCCGGGGCCGGTCGGCGAGATCGCCGCGGCCGTGGAGGACGTACTGGCAAGGGATCGCACGGGGGACGGAGCACAGACAGATGGACGCTGA